The proteins below are encoded in one region of Pristis pectinata isolate sPriPec2 chromosome 37, sPriPec2.1.pri, whole genome shotgun sequence:
- the trip6 gene encoding thyroid receptor-interacting protein 6 isoform X1: MTSAAVRLHKVPEKLSRERRRREQVPGTRTGGGGSRYRGRARAAAGAEPPVMSGPTWHPPKTGGSAAESAAPPLGFRQPKVAPPSALRTKDESLEQNGGLNSGGGRGRYPSPQSGLAPTSCSEDPRLSRPSLITSNEHRYPPGPAGREAGIQASWSQAQPQVAHEIQTRPQEKTMNRPSSIDAEIDSLTSMLADMQNNSPFHPRPRQNYDNSLAPYHPQPPPPPAPVPPKHAPPYKPLAQSPVTAATRAPGQPEAYPGPRPVAYGNAGAYPSPGAPRPYPQPVAASYTTASTSAGTPFNVQVKVAQPVPNYTQPGRQAEQAYGPPPPRQAQAHQLPEPPYRAPQPRYPEPSYASAPEPHPPPASPSWYPATTHFSGGPAGLPDPHYGPEGMYGPRRPELAFYGAAHKPPGQFQHFGGKKGAYGEDLPPPPPPPTAANLPKVSYGALGGAQPQASRPEEELDRITKKLVHDMNNPPSEEYFGRCARCGENVVGDGTGCVAMEQVFHVECFTCMTCHCRLRGRPFYAIDKKSYCESCYINTLEQCSVCSKPIMDRILRAMGRAYHPQCFTCVVCHRCLDGIPFTVDATSQIHCIEDFHMKFAPRCCVCAEPIMPEAGQEETVRIVALDRSFHVTCYKCEDCGFVLSSEGEGCGCYPLDGHILCKSCSARRIQHLSSKITTDC; encoded by the exons agCCCCCGGTGATGTCTGGCCCCACGTGGCACCCCCCGAAGACCGGCGGCAGCGCGGCCGAGAGTGCTGCCCCTCCCCTCGGGTTCCGGCAGCCAAAGGTCGCCCCCCCGTCCGCCCTCAGGACCAAGGACGAGTCGCTGGAGCAGAATGGGGGGTTGAACAGTGGAGGAGGGCGGGGGCGTTACCCGTCCCCCCAGTCAG GGCTGGCCCCCACCAGCTGCTCCGAGGACCCCAGACTGTCACGGCCCTCGCTGATCACATCCAACGAGCATCGCTACCCTCCAGGGCCGGCGGGACGGGAGGCGGGCATCCAGGCGTCCTGGAGCCAGGCACAGCCACAGGTGGCCCACGAGATCCAG ACCCGGCCCCAGGAGAAGACGATGAATCGGCCGTCGAGCATCGATGCGGAGATCGACTCGCTCACCAGCATGTTGGCCGACATGCAGAACAACTCGCCCTTCCACCCCAGGCCCCGGCAG AACTACGACAACAGCCTGGCCCCCTACCATCCccagcccccccctcccccggccccCGTGCCCCCTAAACACGCGCCCCCCTACAAACCGCTGGCTCAGTCCCCGGTCACTGCGGCGACCAGAGCCCCCGGGCAGCCTGAGGCATACCCTGGCCCGCGGCCGGTCGCCTATGGCAATGCCGGGGCCTACCCATCGCCCGGTGCCCCACGACCCTACCCGCAGCCTGTGGCCGCCTCCTACACCACCGCCTCCACCTCGGCCGGGACCCCCTTCAATGTCCAGGTCAAGGTAGCCCAGCCGGTGCCCAACTACACCCAGCCGGGACGCCAGGCCGAGCAAGCCTATGGCCCGCCGCCCCCCCGCCAGGCCCAGGCCCACCAGCTCCCTGAGCCCCCGTATCGTGCCCCACAGCCCAGGTACCCCGAGCCCTCGTACGCATCGGCTCCTGAGCCCCACCCCCCGCCGGCCTCCCCCAGCTGGTACCCAGCCACCACCCACTTCTCCGGAGGTCCCGCCGGCCTCCCGGACCCCCACTACGGGCCAGAGGGGATGTACGGGCCGCGCCGGCCTGAGCTCGCATTCTACGGGGCCGCGCACAAGCCGCCGGGTCAGTTCCAGCACTTTGGCGGCAAGAAGGGGGCCTACGGTGAagatctccccccaccaccaccccctcccaccgcTGCAAACCTCCCCAAG GTCTCCTACGGGGCTCTGGGAGGGGCTCAGCCCCAGGCCAGCCGGCCAGAAGAGGAGCTCGATCGAATCACCAAGAAACTGGTCCATGACATGAACAACCCCCCCTCCGAGGAGTATTTCG GACGCTGTGCTCGATGCGGGGAGAACGTGGTTGGAGACGGGACAGGCTGCGTGGCGATGGAGCAGGTATTTCACGTGGAGTGCTTCACCTGTATGACCTGTCACTGCCGCCTGCGTGGGAGGCCGTTCTACGCAATCGATAAGAAGTCGTACTGCGAGTCGTGTTACATT AACACCCTGGAGCAGTGCTCGGTCTGTTCCAAGCCCATCATGGACCGGATCCTGAGAGCGATGGGCAGAGCCTACCACCCACAGTGCTTCACCTGTGTCGTGTGTCACCGGTGTCTCGATGGGATCCCATTTACGGTGGATGCCACCAGCCAGATCCACTGCATCGAGGACTTCCATAT GAAGTTTGCTCCTCGCTGTTGTGTCTGTGCCGAGCCGATCATGCCCGAGGCGGGTCAGGAAGAGACAGTGCGGATTGTGGCACTGGACCGCAGCTTCCACGTCACCTGCTACAAGTGTGAG GATTGCGGATTCGTCCTGTCCTCGGAGGGCGAGGGCTGCGGCTGTTACCCATTGGACGGACACATCCTGTGTAAGAGCTGTAGTGCCCGGCGCATCCAGCACCTCTCCTCGAAGATCACCACCGACTGCTGA
- the trip6 gene encoding thyroid receptor-interacting protein 6 isoform X2, with translation MSGPTWHPPKTGGSAAESAAPPLGFRQPKVAPPSALRTKDESLEQNGGLNSGGGRGRYPSPQSGLAPTSCSEDPRLSRPSLITSNEHRYPPGPAGREAGIQASWSQAQPQVAHEIQTRPQEKTMNRPSSIDAEIDSLTSMLADMQNNSPFHPRPRQNYDNSLAPYHPQPPPPPAPVPPKHAPPYKPLAQSPVTAATRAPGQPEAYPGPRPVAYGNAGAYPSPGAPRPYPQPVAASYTTASTSAGTPFNVQVKVAQPVPNYTQPGRQAEQAYGPPPPRQAQAHQLPEPPYRAPQPRYPEPSYASAPEPHPPPASPSWYPATTHFSGGPAGLPDPHYGPEGMYGPRRPELAFYGAAHKPPGQFQHFGGKKGAYGEDLPPPPPPPTAANLPKVSYGALGGAQPQASRPEEELDRITKKLVHDMNNPPSEEYFGRCARCGENVVGDGTGCVAMEQVFHVECFTCMTCHCRLRGRPFYAIDKKSYCESCYINTLEQCSVCSKPIMDRILRAMGRAYHPQCFTCVVCHRCLDGIPFTVDATSQIHCIEDFHMKFAPRCCVCAEPIMPEAGQEETVRIVALDRSFHVTCYKCEDCGFVLSSEGEGCGCYPLDGHILCKSCSARRIQHLSSKITTDC, from the exons ATGTCTGGCCCCACGTGGCACCCCCCGAAGACCGGCGGCAGCGCGGCCGAGAGTGCTGCCCCTCCCCTCGGGTTCCGGCAGCCAAAGGTCGCCCCCCCGTCCGCCCTCAGGACCAAGGACGAGTCGCTGGAGCAGAATGGGGGGTTGAACAGTGGAGGAGGGCGGGGGCGTTACCCGTCCCCCCAGTCAG GGCTGGCCCCCACCAGCTGCTCCGAGGACCCCAGACTGTCACGGCCCTCGCTGATCACATCCAACGAGCATCGCTACCCTCCAGGGCCGGCGGGACGGGAGGCGGGCATCCAGGCGTCCTGGAGCCAGGCACAGCCACAGGTGGCCCACGAGATCCAG ACCCGGCCCCAGGAGAAGACGATGAATCGGCCGTCGAGCATCGATGCGGAGATCGACTCGCTCACCAGCATGTTGGCCGACATGCAGAACAACTCGCCCTTCCACCCCAGGCCCCGGCAG AACTACGACAACAGCCTGGCCCCCTACCATCCccagcccccccctcccccggccccCGTGCCCCCTAAACACGCGCCCCCCTACAAACCGCTGGCTCAGTCCCCGGTCACTGCGGCGACCAGAGCCCCCGGGCAGCCTGAGGCATACCCTGGCCCGCGGCCGGTCGCCTATGGCAATGCCGGGGCCTACCCATCGCCCGGTGCCCCACGACCCTACCCGCAGCCTGTGGCCGCCTCCTACACCACCGCCTCCACCTCGGCCGGGACCCCCTTCAATGTCCAGGTCAAGGTAGCCCAGCCGGTGCCCAACTACACCCAGCCGGGACGCCAGGCCGAGCAAGCCTATGGCCCGCCGCCCCCCCGCCAGGCCCAGGCCCACCAGCTCCCTGAGCCCCCGTATCGTGCCCCACAGCCCAGGTACCCCGAGCCCTCGTACGCATCGGCTCCTGAGCCCCACCCCCCGCCGGCCTCCCCCAGCTGGTACCCAGCCACCACCCACTTCTCCGGAGGTCCCGCCGGCCTCCCGGACCCCCACTACGGGCCAGAGGGGATGTACGGGCCGCGCCGGCCTGAGCTCGCATTCTACGGGGCCGCGCACAAGCCGCCGGGTCAGTTCCAGCACTTTGGCGGCAAGAAGGGGGCCTACGGTGAagatctccccccaccaccaccccctcccaccgcTGCAAACCTCCCCAAG GTCTCCTACGGGGCTCTGGGAGGGGCTCAGCCCCAGGCCAGCCGGCCAGAAGAGGAGCTCGATCGAATCACCAAGAAACTGGTCCATGACATGAACAACCCCCCCTCCGAGGAGTATTTCG GACGCTGTGCTCGATGCGGGGAGAACGTGGTTGGAGACGGGACAGGCTGCGTGGCGATGGAGCAGGTATTTCACGTGGAGTGCTTCACCTGTATGACCTGTCACTGCCGCCTGCGTGGGAGGCCGTTCTACGCAATCGATAAGAAGTCGTACTGCGAGTCGTGTTACATT AACACCCTGGAGCAGTGCTCGGTCTGTTCCAAGCCCATCATGGACCGGATCCTGAGAGCGATGGGCAGAGCCTACCACCCACAGTGCTTCACCTGTGTCGTGTGTCACCGGTGTCTCGATGGGATCCCATTTACGGTGGATGCCACCAGCCAGATCCACTGCATCGAGGACTTCCATAT GAAGTTTGCTCCTCGCTGTTGTGTCTGTGCCGAGCCGATCATGCCCGAGGCGGGTCAGGAAGAGACAGTGCGGATTGTGGCACTGGACCGCAGCTTCCACGTCACCTGCTACAAGTGTGAG GATTGCGGATTCGTCCTGTCCTCGGAGGGCGAGGGCTGCGGCTGTTACCCATTGGACGGACACATCCTGTGTAAGAGCTGTAGTGCCCGGCGCATCCAGCACCTCTCCTCGAAGATCACCACCGACTGCTGA
- the LOC127586646 gene encoding somatostatin-1-like, translating into MPRSHMQALVAVISIALLLPRASGAPREEELSDVLQDRMPYGREEGSKMLLVRLVSELLGGEEAAPGPGRRDVMPGRRWNSPRDRKAGCKNFFWKTFTLC; encoded by the exons ATGCCGAGGTCGCACATGCAGGCTCTGGTCGCCGTGATCTCCATCGCTCTGCTGTTGCCAAGAGCCTCGGGGGCTCCCAGAGAGGAAGAGCTGTCCGACGTCCTGCAGGATCGAATGCCTTACGGGAGAGAG GAGGGGTCGAAGATGCTGCTGGTGCGGCTGGTGTCCGAGCTGCTGGGCGGGGAGGAGGCGGCGCCGGGCCCCGGGAGACGGGACGTGATGCCGGGGCGCCGCTGGAACTCGCCGCGGGACCGCAAGGCGGGCTGCAAGAACTTCTTCTGGAAAACGTTCACCCTGTGCTGA